One genomic segment of Dehalogenimonas alkenigignens includes these proteins:
- a CDS encoding DUF1697 domain-containing protein produces the protein MRYVALLRGINVGGKNIVPMAGLRTSLEEMGFSNVSTYIASGNVILESDKSADEIKVQLEKALPKRFELDGDLIKVLVLTRTQLQAIVDNKPEGFGEQPEKYHSDALFLMGIDSASVIPLLNPREGVDMVWPGDGVIYSQRLSSQRTKSRLNAIMALPAYKSMTIRNWNTTTKLLELLNR, from the coding sequence ACGTCGGCGGTAAAAATATCGTACCTATGGCCGGACTGAGAACAAGCCTGGAAGAAATGGGATTTTCTAACGTTTCTACCTACATTGCCAGCGGTAATGTGATTCTTGAGTCCGACAAATCTGCGGATGAAATAAAAGTTCAGCTTGAAAAAGCGCTGCCCAAACGATTCGAACTCGATGGCGACCTCATCAAAGTCCTGGTATTGACCCGAACCCAACTTCAGGCCATCGTTGATAATAAACCTGAAGGCTTCGGTGAACAGCCCGAGAAATACCACAGCGATGCTCTCTTTTTGATGGGCATCGATTCGGCTTCGGTTATACCCCTGCTCAATCCTCGAGAGGGTGTCGACATGGTCTGGCCGGGTGATGGCGTGATCTACTCCCAGCGCCTGAGCTCTCAACGTACGAAAAGCCGGCTTAATGCCATCATGGCGTTACCGGCATACAAATCCATGACCATCCGGAACTGGAACACCACGACGAAGTTGCTCGAATTACTCAACAGGTAA